A genomic segment from Gadus morhua chromosome 4, gadMor3.0, whole genome shotgun sequence encodes:
- the LOC115542999 gene encoding tetraspanin-7 codes for MASRRLEARPVIACFKTLLLVYCLLFWATGAVLLAVGLWGRVLLGPYLSLLAASSSNAPLVLMATGTAIILVGLFGCLATCRGSVWMLRLYAVFLALVFLAELVAGISAFIFRHEMKGSFLRTFQEAVIQYNAQDQRSLAVDNVQRNLRCCGVFNYTSWVSSPSYPAGGLPASCCLSLSDCRPQDLHGPTGASKVHAQGCYNLVTSFLETNMGVIAGVTFGTAFSQLLGMLLACCLSRFISANQYEMV; via the exons ATGGCGTCCAGGAGATTGGAGGCTCGACCCGTCATCGCCTGCTTCAAGACCCTCCTGCTGGTCTACTGCCTGCTGTTCTGG GCCACGGGGGCCGTCCTGCTGGCGGTGGGGCTGTGGGGGCGTGTCCTCCTGGGGCCCTACCTCTCTCTGctggccgcctcctcctccaacgcCCCCCTCGTCCTCATGGCAACGGGCACCGCCATCATCCTGGTCGGCCTGTTCGGCTGCCTAGCAACCTGCAGGGGCAGCGTGTGGATGCTGAGGCTG TACGCGGTCTTCCTGGCGCTGGTCTTCCTCGCTGAACTGGTCGCAGGAATCTCAGCATTCATCTTCCGCCACGAG atgaagGGCAGCTTCCTGAGGACGTTCCAGGAGGCGGTGATCCAGTACAACGCTCAGGACCAGAGGAGTCTGGCCGTGGACAACGTCCAGCGCaac ctgcgcTGCTGTGGTGTGTTTAACTACACCAGCTGGGTGTCCAGCCCCTCCTACCCGGCGGGGGGCCTCCCAGCCAGCTGCTGCCTCAGCCTCTCTGACTGCCGGCCCCAGGACCTCCACGGACCCACCGGGGCCAGCAAGGTGCACGCCCAG gGCTGCTATAACTTAGTGACTTCCTTCCTTGAGACCAACATGGGGGTCATCGCTGGAGTCACGTTTGGAACAGCGTTctctcag ttgcTGGGGATGCTCCTTGCTTGCTGTCTGTCTCGCTTCATCTCTGCCAACCAGTATGAGATGGTctaa